GCGGCCAGCCTTCGGTGCTCGAACCCAGCAATCCATGGCGTCCATTTTGTAGCGAGCGCTGCAAGTTCGTGGACTTGGACGGTTGGTTCAGCGGTCGCTACACCATTCCGGGGCCGGAACAGATGCCCCCGGACGAGGACGAGCACTGAGTCCATATCGCCGCGACTCACGCCGGCCGCCGCTGGCACCACATCGATCATGGCCCTCGCATACGGGCGCCAAATGGCATGCGACGCCGGCCACACGGCGGCGACAATCGGACCGTACGCCGCTAAGCTGAGCCTCTGGACCGGTTCGCCGCGAAAGACTGCAATGACGCCTGTGTATGGCATGGTCCGGCATCGTTTGGCATCCTCGGGGGGAAACATGCGTGGCTGCTTATCTCATCGGGCGCCTGTGAACGGCGGCTTCTCCTCAAGGCGACCAGCCGTATACTTCACGTTCTTGTCGCTTGCACGCCGCCCCGCACATCTACCAAG
Above is a window of Gammaproteobacteria bacterium DNA encoding:
- the yacG gene encoding DNA gyrase inhibitor YacG, whose amino-acid sequence is MRTAPCPQCGQPSVLEPSNPWRPFCSERCKFVDLDGWFSGRYTIPGPEQMPPDEDEH